AGGAGGGGATGACAGCTTCTGGGTCGCCCAAAGCTACGAGGTCTGCTACCTCCTCCCAGGGCGCGGGATTTAGGGCCGCTGGGCCACATGCCACCACCAGGGGCTGCCCAGTCCGCTCCCTCCGCCTCAGCCCAACTCCCCCCAGGTCCAGCATGTTGAGCACAGCGGGCAGGGAGAGCTCGGACGCCAGGACGAAGACTATCGCCTGATAGTCGGCCATGGGTTTCCTCTCCTCCAGCCCCCAGAGGGGGACATGGGCCTCCCGCATGGCCGTTTCCATGTCGGGCCAAGGGGCGAAGGCCCTGTGACAGGTGACCCCAGGCAGGGCGTTGAGGAGATGGTAGAGGGAGTGGACGAGAGGGCAGGCCATGCCCACCTCGTATACATCGGGATAGGCCAAAAGGACCCGCACACCAGCCTCCTCCCAGGGCCGGGGCCAAGCGTTCCACTCGCCGCCGGTGTAACGGGCCGGACGGGTCACTCGCCGCAGCAGGGGCTCGATGTCCATGGGCTCACTGGCGGAGAGTCATGTTACGTCTTCATGGCGGATGGGGCAAGGCATATACACCCCAGGCCGTGGAATGGGCCCTGTGGTGGGCGGGCCCAGCCCTCATCAAAAGGTGAGGAACCGCGAGACCTTACTTAGCGGCCCTGGAACTGGGGCTGCCGCTTGGCCAGGAAGGCCTGCACCGCCTCGCGATGGTCATCGGTGTTGAAGGTGAGCATCTCCAAGGCCACGGCCGCAGGCTGGGTAAGGGTGAGACCCCAGCGCAACCACTGGTTGAGGGCCATCTTGGTCCACCGCACAGCCCAGCGCGCCCCCGCCGCCAGGCGACGGGCATAGGCCAGGGCGGTGGGCATGAGCTCCTCGGGAGGCACCACCTTGTTCACCAGGCCCAGCCGCTCCGCCTCACGCCCATCGATGAGATCGCCCGTCATGAGGTACTCCTTGGCCCGGTGGATGCCCACTAGCAGAGGCCAGATGACGGTGCCGCCGTCGCCGGCCACCACCCCAGCCCGCACATGGGTATCGCCGATGCGGGCCGTCTCGCTCATGACAATGATGTCGCAGAAGAGGGCCAAAGTGGCCCCCAGGCCCGTGGCGGGGCCGTTGACGGCAGCCACGATAGGCTGCTCCACCCTTAACATGTTCTCCAGGATGTCCAGGGCCTCGCGCATGGTCTGCCGCTGACCCAAGAAGCTCCGCTGGATGGTGCTCTGCATCCAGCGCATAT
This is a stretch of genomic DNA from Dehalococcoidia bacterium. It encodes these proteins:
- a CDS encoding enoyl-CoA hydratase-related protein, which translates into the protein MAYDYRTLLVSKEGNVAIVTLNRPEVLNAVDEVMHSELVGLWPALAADPEVDAIVITGAGRAFSAGGDMRWMQSTIQRSFLGQRQTMREALDILENMLRVEQPIVAAVNGPATGLGATLALFCDIIVMSETARIGDTHVRAGVVAGDGGTVIWPLLVGIHRAKEYLMTGDLIDGREAERLGLVNKVVPPEELMPTALAYARRLAAGARWAVRWTKMALNQWLRWGLTLTQPAAVALEMLTFNTDDHREAVQAFLAKRQPQFQGR